The nucleotide sequence GCTCCGGCGGCGATGATGCCCGACTGTCGCATGCCGCCACCAAACAGTTTCCGGGCACGCTTGGCCTGCTGGATGAACTCGGCAGAACCGGCCAAAGCACTACCCACGGGAGCCCCCAGTCCCTTGCTGAAACAAACGCTGACAGTATCGAACAACTGGCTCCACTGGGCCACCGAGATATCGGTCGCGGCGGCAGCGTTGAAGAGTCGGGCTCCGTCGAGGTGCGTCTTCAAACCGTTCTCATGGGCCCAAGAGGTAATCTGCTGGACCGTATCAAAAGGCTGAACTTTCCCAGAGCCGCGATTGTGCGTGTTCTCTAGACAAACCAAACGTGTCCGTACCAGGTGATCGTTGATCGGGCGAATCGTCCCTTCAAACTGTTCCGGTGAAAGCACGCCATGGACGCCGGGCAACGTTCGAGCCACTACGCCACTTAGCTGGGCAAAGGCGGCTTGTTCGTAGTTGTAGACGTGGCAGTTTTCTTCACACAGAAATTCGTCGCCTGGCTGACAGTGGAGGCGAATGGCGATCTGGTTGGTCATGCTGCCTGAAGGCATGAAGATCGCGGCCTCTTTTCCCAACATATCGGCGGTGAGACGTTCCAGGCGTTCGGTGGTTGGATCGATATCGATCACGGCGTCGCCTACTTCGGCCTGGGCCATGAACTGACGCATGGCTGTGCTGGGCTGGGTGACCGTGTCGCTGCGAAGATCAATCGGGAAACTCATGAACCACCAAAGGGGAACGAGGATGGTTGATAAACAAAAAAGGCCTCCCATCATTTTGACGGGAGGCCTTCCAAGTGCCAAGCAGGCGGCAAAGATCGCTTGCCTGCTTTAGAAATTACCGGGGATTTCCTGTCCGTCGTTTCGCTGCAAGAGCCACTTCAGCACGTTGGCATCGACGTTCTCGGAAATGAATCGCACCGATCCATCCACAAACGCAGCCTGAAAACCACCTGGTTGCGACTTGCCAATGCCATTCCAAATGTGCAGCAAGTTGACTTCCAAGTCGCTGGGCTTCGTCCAGATAACCGCGGCTTCGTCGTTGGCTTCGACAGCAAAGATCGTGTTCGACATACCGTCCGAGAAGTCGGCGAACCTTGGCCCCGTCGCTCTGCCATTCGCGTCCAGCTTCGGCTCT is from Bremerella sp. JC817 and encodes:
- a CDS encoding GntG family PLP-dependent aldolase yields the protein MSFPIDLRSDTVTQPSTAMRQFMAQAEVGDAVIDIDPTTERLERLTADMLGKEAAIFMPSGSMTNQIAIRLHCQPGDEFLCEENCHVYNYEQAAFAQLSGVVARTLPGVHGVLSPEQFEGTIRPINDHLVRTRLVCLENTHNRGSGKVQPFDTVQQITSWAHENGLKTHLDGARLFNAAAATDISVAQWSQLFDTVSVCFSKGLGAPVGSALAGSAEFIQQAKRARKLFGGGMRQSGIIAAGAFYALQNNVSRLAEDHQMAAKLAEAIRQTEGLTLDVDPVETNIVIFAIDKQLGTAAQLQKALEERGVRTLAVAPQKIRMVTHLDVSMAQVNGAIEVIKQTVPALTA